CCGGAGACTAAGGTGGGCATGGCCTCCTCCTGGGTTCGAGCGGGGGCAGTGGAGATGGTGGACGAAGAGGGAATGGAGAAGTTGGTGGCGGCGCCGGGACCGCGGAGCTGGCGCGCCGCGCAGTCGTAGACCATGGCGGCCTCCTCGGCGGTGTCGAAGGTCCCGAGCCACAAGCGGACGCCGCGCCACGGGTCGCGGATCTCCGCTGCGTACTTCCCCCAAGGTCGCCGCCGGACGCCGCGGAACTTGGTGCTCCCCGTCTGCGCGGGAGCCATCTTGCCTCGTTCGGCGGAGGCCTTCTTCCTCGGCCTCTTCTGCTTGTCACCGAAGGAGTGGCAGGGCTCGAGCCCAATCTCCCTCACGAGCCGCCCGACGCGGCGGCCGGAGACGCCGCACTCCTCGTCTCCGGATGAGTCGGTGGCGTCAGGGTCGGTCCAGAAGATGCGCAAGGTCCGAGCTTTCGTCATGGTCGGGGTCCGTCGACGGCCGTCTCCACCGTAAGCGACGTAAAGGAGCAAGCATGAAGGCGTCTTCACCAAACCTTCTCTCCTTTCCGCCGAGCAGGCTAAAACCCAGCAGCATAAATCGAAATCCACTCAACGAAACAGAGCAGGAAGCGAGGCTAAAAGGAGGGATTCCACTGAGATTTTACAAGGGAATAAAGAGTTAAAGATGGTGTCTAAAGGAGCACACACAACCACAACGGTAAACAAAGATAAACCCAGGGGAGTACGGCCACTGGTAGAGAGAAGGGCAGAGAATCTTCGAGTGGTCGATGGGAGGAGGACGAAAGGCAAAATATGCGAACTTTCGAGGAAAGTAGGAGGGAGACCAAGCGGAATGCAGACTGGATGGGAAGCCGTGGTACTGCGGGAACCAACAGCAGAGGAACGAGAAGCAGAGCAGTCGCCAGCGCAAACGCTGTTGCTTTGTACTCTTCTGCCGCTGCTATCCCCATGGGAACAGAGACATAGGATGTGATGTTTTCCACGATGTTTTtgcagggagggagagagagagagagaaaactttGGGTTCGGTGTTTTGGATGAGGTGGTGGTGTCCTCCGGCCGTCGGACCAGAAACGCCCGCCCGCCCGCCCGCCGGTATAAAGTGTCACATACAATTGCGTCCACTATACAACGGCTTATGAGTGGAGTCCATTCGGGGTGAATGGATGTTTGCTGTTCGTATCAGGTCGTGGGACCCTTTTCTTGGGACCAATGGGACAGCCTTTTAGACAAGGGACGGTACCCGAGAGAGGGGTCACGTGAGGGGGCCCGACCGGCAGGCACCTGTTTGCTCGCTCATCGCCAGGGTTAAAGAATTACGGTCAAATCACCGGGGTTAGCCACGTTGACCCCGCCATGCTGTCTTAGCTGTCCTTGTCACGGTGAAACCCTGACATAAGGCGGGCACACTCGGGGTACGGGAGTCTGTATCGGAAGACAAGTCGTGACTTATCTCCGTAGCTACCTAATCAAATCAATTTCGATTTTGACCAAACCCAGTAGTAAAAAAGAAGGTCCGATAAGCTTACTGGTATATCAACCGATCAACGGTTCATATGATTTGGGACAGAAGTATGCGGAAACGCGCACAGTAGTCGTGGAATAGAAAAGTCAAGGTCGATAATAACATCTTTAATACTAATCTTACCTCATCAAAGAGGAATCGGTCTATTTTGAGCTCCGTTCCGTTTCGGTGATCCGTAGACGTATTGCTTTGCTGGAACGAAAAAAATAAGGAAGGGTTTAGAAGGATTAATAAGTACTGCAACGAACTAAAAGATGCTAAGATTGATAGAGAACGGTGGGCTTACCAACGGTTACGTGGAGGAAGACTCGGGAGGTCCTTCGAAGCGGCGGCGAAGGAAACGACAAGACACGAACCGCGCCGGGCAGGCCTTGGTTTCCGCTGTGCCGCTCACGAAGGACCTGCCGTTGCAGCTCCAGCCTCAACAATGACTCTTCTGGTCTGTCTCGCAGGAGACAACGAATTGGTTACTGAAACTTGATTTGTTGCATAGACTATACACCGaggaagattcaaatttggaaaaGGATGACCAATGCATCGAGCTAGAAAATTCAAGGTTAAACTAGATTGTAATATTGCATCGAAGCTTATATAATTCATGAACAAAAGTTGACTATATTGCCAACATTAAGCTGCATTAGTACGTACCAACAAATTGACTCTTGTTTCCGCACGTTGGCTTTATCCTGCAAATTATTGCATATAACATTACGGTAGTAAACAATATAAAGATTGTTGGTAGAGATACACCGTTCCCAGAAATTAGCCTCCATCGCATCCAAATCTGTTTTCACTGAATAATGCTCATCAACGAATAGTTTTCCTTGCATTCAAGTCTGCTTGATGTTATAGAGACAACACAAGTGTCACCGGATCATCAGCAAAGAATCGGTTAACTGGGTAAATGCAAAGAGGGTTGCTGTCAGCATTACTCACGCTATTTTTTATTTctctaaaattaatataaataaattaccAAGATCACAGCAATTGGATCCTCACCTACATGCCATTGAAAGATGCATGAAATAGAAGCGACCAAGTCTTTTACGATTGACGTACAAATTACCATATAAACAATTATGAAGACAATGTTCTCTGATGAGTTTGTTGAGGCTTTCCTCAGTCTTTTAGTTAACCAAAATCCAGCAGATGCAGATTACttcaatcttacaaataagtcttTGCAAAAACAGACAGACAGAACACAGCCACTATAGATGACAAATAACCGAAAGCCCCACACACTCTTTCGTTCGCTCAATAATTTTAGCCCATTGCGTACCTCTGGGTCCAGCTCCTTGCCGTGGTCTCATACTTGGTCCTGTCTGTCTTGTACATATGGGCGATCTCTGGAACCAAAGGGTCATCTGGGTTTGGATCAGTCAACAGGGAGCAGATTGACAGCAGCACCTGTAAAGGCACAATAAACCAGTTCTTATGATCACGTTCTTCAAGCAAAAATAGGTAGGTACAACCATGAGGATTTTGGTACATGACTTACAAGATTTTTCTGCATAATGCAAAATAAAAGACAACCAATCTCAAAAGGATAGGATCTATATTCCATGAAGCAATCACTCAATCAACTAACAGGAAATTAGGCAGCACTAAGAATGGCTGGCAGCAAAGTTCTAACCAACTTCTGACATTCACAAATAAACCGAACCATTATTATGTTTATTCAGTCTGTGTCAAGCACATGGTCCTCTGTGGTTTTCTTTGTTATATTCATGAATTGTGGCTTGTCCTGATCTTACAGGGTATTACAAATCTTATTATAATAGAGTTAATAGATGTTAGCATGATCAATAGAAGGAAAAGAACTGTAACCTTGGAAATAGTTAATGCAGGGCTCCACTGCTCCTTTAAGATGTCCAGACAAATGCTTCCGTTGCTGTTAATATTTGGATGGAAAACCTTTGTCCTGAAAGCAACCTGCAGAAGGCAAACTCAATCAGTTGGAGTCTGTCATATAATGTTTATTAATTCACGAACAGTTCAATCGGAATTATAGTGTCATGATGTTCAACTAAAGCACATATTCTGCATAAATAAAAGAAGCGAAAATCATCCACAAAAGGTACACCGTGTCCTTTTATCTTCTCTATAAAACATTTTACTTGGAGACAAGTGAAGCTACAATAAATAGACGACTCTGTTTATCATCTGAAAATTCAAAATCCTTCATTCAGCCCCCAGTGGATCAAGCCTGCAGGTAAACATTTGATGTTCTCATTGATCCAGCATTCACACTATGGTTCTCTAGACATGTTGTCCTAGAGCTCCGACATAAGTTTTGCCCATAATTATAGGAGAAGGCTGTGCACTCTTGACCGGAGAAGTGGGTGGTAGTACATCTATCACGAGTCAAACTTTGAGCTTGCAATTAAAATTTGACCCCAAAGCTCCTAACATCTTATAAATTCTTGAACCTTTGCTCCAACATCATGTAGAGAGGTGCCTCCACTTCAAAACATTCTTGAACCTTTGCATGTGGGAAACAAGACAATCAAACTATTCAAGCAGACGATGAGACAAGTTTATTGTTGATTATACTAACAAATATCCTTTCTAGATTAGACATACAATTGCCAGAAACTTGGGTCTCAATCCTGAAGCCTGATATTTCGGTAGCCAATAATCATATCAACTGTTAAAACAAGATCCACTATGACTATTAAACTCTGAAGAGTATGCCACATATTATATCCTAAACAGAACTTAGGTTCTCATATATAGACTAGAAAAGACAAATTCAACAGCTTTAGTATGGCTTGTACTGTACAGTGGTGTTCAAGCTTCAGGTTTGGCTCAGGTTATGATCAACACAAGGAATCTAGAAAGAAGTTTGaacatgacctagctttccaatgCTTGGAGCAACAACTTATCATGATCAAATGCACAAAGGATGAGTTTAATTATGGTTTTGTTTGGTACATTACGGAAGTATTTTCTCATAATATACCCCTCACAAGTTTATATTTTTGTACTTTCCCCACTACAACTAGTATTTGCATCAATATCCTCCTAAGCATATCATATTTGCATATATGCCCGTTCATACAAAAGTTCTTGTATGATATAGCATTAACCCATTCATGGTTCATTTTAAACTGGGCAATTATACAATACTGCCCCTGGCATGACgttgatattaaaataatattgtaTTAAGGCATTAGAGCAAAAGTTCAAGCAATATGATTGTCCTTTTGCTAGTAGTAGTAACATGAAAACTCTACACTTAAAAATGGAAGGTTGTATGTAGGACATTCACACAAGAAGTGAGCACAAGTGTCTCTACATAACCTGGCTATATTTAGGGGTAAACTATATAATCAAACATCCCTAGGGGCTCCATCCTTGTCCCTCAACCCTAATAGACATAGTGTAGTAAAGGATTCTGTTCTAATTCTTCTTTTTCTCCAGGTTCCAACATGCAGATCAGTTCTTCTGGGGATTTCCCTACTCTGCTAACACTATGATCCGGTCAAGGATATGGATGTGGCCATTTACCACTTGTTATGGGAACATCAACAAACCAATAAGAATCCACAAAAGAAATACATatgtcaagaaaataaaaaattctttgctTGTCTTTCAATCTTCCACATTCTCACAATAGTAAAACTATTACAAATAATCGTGGCTCCCATATGTTCGTTCTGTCTCCTTACCAAATTGTAAAATCAGATATTTTCTAAATATGACTTTAGTGACAGTATATATGAAAAACTAATCATAAAGTGGAGGACAAATGAAAACAAAAATCATTATATGTTAAAACATATACCTTGGGCGGCTTAAATGGATAATCTGGAGGGAAGTGGATGGTGACAAGAAATACACCTCCTGCATATGGACTGTCTGGAGGACCCATTATTGTTGCTTGCCAGTGGAACATGTCTTCACCTACTGGGCCTGTATGACAACAGGTCGTTCAAACTAGTAATATGAAGCAGAATTATCATTTGAAACTACATACACGAACTAATTCAGGTTTGAAACAAACACATGATTCTGAAGCCTACCGAGTTCACTCACAAGAAAACCAAGTTTACAAAAGTTGCAGCAAGAAAAATACATATTGCTTTTACTGCAAAATCaactaatgaaaagaaatcttTCAAGCCTTAACAGTAGAAGTAATTGCCCTCTATAAGATTACACCCGATATTTTAACATCATTCCAATTCCCATTCCATCTAGGAAATGATGACAACCTTGTTGCATGAGATGGGTGAATCTTTTCCATGAAAATAATCTACTTTAGCAACCAATGATAGACCAAAAACTGGAATTATCAATCTGTTTAAAACAGCCATGATGTTTTCATTTATCTTAAGGTCACTCGTGCTTAGCTGAAAGCAAATCAGATGCCTTGAACAGTCAGTTATCcaccatggatatacgatctcctccaACCCAATTCGAGATGTAAGAAACGGATATAGTCTAACAAAGCGGATGATGAGATGTAATGGGAACTTCCTTCACCAGGCATACTAATCATACAGAAGCCTGATCAAGCAGGCTCCAATTCATCCCCATGATCAGCAGCACTACATGAAATAGAAAGGGGGCAGCAGAGGGTCAGATAATTTGAGATAGTCTGAACGCATAAGAAAATTCCAGCTAGCATGAGTTATCGCCGACAAGAAAGCGCAACAGGATTCAGACCTAAATCCTGAAGAAACTGATATCGCcacaaaaaagagaggaaaatcGCATACACACCACACAAGAAATAAAGGATAATCGAAGGGAAACCAGAAGGACCTGCACTGCAAGAAGTCGGGGGATCCTTCTGTAGATCCTTCAGCTCCTTGATGATCCGCCTCGTAGCCATTGCCGATGACCTACTCGTTCCAAAATCCCCACCGAAAATAAAACAAGGAAATAGAGAAGATCGACCAACAAAGAAAGATATACAAGCAAGAGCGAAGAGTCGCTTACTCGCGTCCCAcgatcctccgattcctcttccctctttctttctcccttcctctctctctctctctctcgccttcgTTGCGGTTGGAAGAAGGAACGGCGAAGAGGAGAAAAGCCAGCGGCGCTGCGGAATTCGTACGCGAGTGTTACTTTTATGGTCCAGTTTGCATCACGCGTCGTGTGGACCAGTATCGATCACATGTTTTGCACGTGATTGATATAACGTCTTCCCGTTACGAACGAGTAAATATCGCACACCCGTTTTGCAAGCGTTGTCGTCGAATCAGAACCCTAAACCCTAGCGTCTTCCGTCTCGCGCTCCGGCCCCTGCGAGTTCACGGCGACGCGGCCGATGGAGTACGTTGATTCCCTCACCGGGTTCAGATTAGACGGGCGTCGTCCCAATGACGTACGAACCTtcgatcttcttcttctgttattGATTGTTTCCGTTCGATTCGATCTCGACTCCAAGATGGCTTCTTGCTGTTGCAGATGAGGCAGATTCGTGGGGAGATTGGTGTTGTTGCGAAGGCCGATGGGTACGACTGCCCTTTCTCTTCAGTTTTCTCTTTTCATGCTCTTGTCGTTGAGAGTTTATCCGAGAAATGACGTATGAATCGTTGACGAGTTTAAATATTGTTTTCCGAGATGCAGTTCTGCGCTTTTCGAGATGGGAAACACCAAGGTCATTGCTGCTGTATATGGACCAAGGGAGGTTGGAATACTTGTGTTCCTTATTCGTACCTATCTCATTCACTCTTCATACCATGGACTTCAAATTTGTTGTTTTGGAATATTAGTCTTGCTTCTTGACTTGTTCGTCTTGCTTACTGGTCGTTCTTCGTTATTTTCTTTTCTATCCACGTTGTTAATTATTCCAGTGACATTTTAGCTTTTAGACTGCGAGGATACATTTTCAATTCTTGTAacagaaatatatgaattttacGTTTCAAGAGCTGCAATATTCCATATCAAATTCTGAACAATAAGTTTTCTGTGGTCTGTACTCTGTTTTAGGTCCAAAACAGAAGCCAGCAGGTTAATAACCAGGCACTGGTTAGTTTAAGTTTATGACCTTGTCTGATTGTTTCATGTGTGGTGTTGGTTTGAGGTTCTTGCATCTCATTCTTTCCGTTGAATATCTGCAGGTGCGCTGTGAGTATAGCATGGCTAATTTTAGCACTGGGGATCGTGCAAGGAGGCCGAAGGGTGACAGGTACCTTGGCCTTTAGATCAATTATAGTGCACTTCTCTTTCCTATCTGAAAGTTACAGTTATCTGCATGGTTGCAAGAGAGATGTGTGACTTTAGTATTACTACCAGAAACTGCAAATCAATTTGTTGACCAACATAAAATGCAAAATTTTCCAGTTTTCTTAAGTATTATATAGGAACCCCAATTTTAGTCCCTTCATTCTCCATTTTCCTCTTTTTGAACTCTCTGAATTGTTGATAAAATCTAGCCTAGTGGTAAGTGTTAGTTTCTTCATAATTTTCATATTGTTTGATACATGTTATCGTGGCTACAATGCTAGTTAGTAAACTTGAACATATTGTTAGCTTCATCGTTTGTTTGATACATATTTTTTGTGGCTATAATGCTAGTTAGAATACTTGAGCATGTTGTTAGCTTCATCGTTATCCAAACATTTCACCTTTGTTAATCATGACAGGCGGTCTACAGAAATATCTTTGGTTATCCGTCAAACAATGGAAGAATGCATACTAACACATTTAATGCCACGTTCGCAGGTCATTTTCGTGGAATACATTTTATGTATCTCTTTTTAATATCTTTATTTAGCATTTCATTAAATCATTTCTTGCAGATTGACATTTTTGTTCAAGTTCTACAAGCTGATGGTGGTAGGATCCTTTTTCCTGAAATTTATTGGATTTTAAatacataattatttatttatttagcttCATCATTTACTATCATCCTTTTGGGAATTTGGCTATCAGCTACATCTCTCAGGTTATCTACATTCTATCTTTTCTTTAGGAACTAGATCAGCTTGCATCAATGCTGCAACCTTGGCACTGGCTGATGCCGGTATTCCTATGTGTGATATTGTCACATCCTGTAGTGCTGGATATCTTTCTTCCACACCTTTGCTTGGTAGGACTCTCCTTAGCTTTAAATTGCTACACttttccaaatgaatcataatgtcCTTGGTCAAAAAATTGAAATTGTTGTTTGGCTTGTGGACAGATCTAAACTATATTGAAGATAGTGCTGGAGGTCCAGATGTTACTGTGGGAATTCTAGCAAAGATGGATAAAGTGACTCTTCTTCAGGTGTCCAAGTTAATTTTTCTGAATGCAAAATGCTGCACATCTAGTTCTATGATATTGTGGTTTCTTCAGCTCAGGTTTCTTGTAtgtaaaataaaattgatttctTTAAATTTGCAACAGGTTATAAATAAAGCTAGTGTGTTATTTGACTGATTTTGTTCATTAAGACATGGTTTTGCAAAAAGATATCTTTTTATTGGCCAAAGACAACTGCAGTCTATATTGCAAACCTTCATAGAAGAATAATA
This genomic stretch from Musa acuminata AAA Group cultivar baxijiao chromosome BXJ3-9, Cavendish_Baxijiao_AAA, whole genome shotgun sequence harbors:
- the LOC135581947 gene encoding ethylene-responsive transcription factor CRF1-like, which produces MTKARTLRIFWTDPDATDSSGDEECGVSGRRVGRLVREIGLEPCHSFGDKQKRPRKKASAERGKMAPAQTGSTKFRGVRRRPWGKYAAEIRDPWRGVRLWLGTFDTAEEAAMVYDCAARQLRGPGAATNFSIPSSSTISTAPARTQEEAMPTLVSGGYDSGDESHSLSSPTSVLRGFSSCCAKEGPAGEEAKEGSDFNAEFWSPECRVEEFVPFDEAPLYHDSWGFSSWEPRVHEARTTRVGFSASAADTSNEVMLASSSASDAGFGTVTWQDDDYFHDIGDLFPLEPLPAIF
- the LOC135649401 gene encoding ubiquitin-conjugating enzyme E2-17 kDa-like, whose protein sequence is MATRRIIKELKDLQKDPPTSCSAGPVGEDMFHWQATIMGPPDSPYAGGVFLVTIHFPPDYPFKPPKVAFRTKVFHPNINSNGSICLDILKEQWSPALTISKVLLSICSLLTDPNPDDPLVPEIAHMYKTDRTKYETTARSWTQRYAMG
- the LOC103997005 gene encoding exosome complex component RRP41 homolog, giving the protein MEYVDSLTGFRLDGRRPNDMRQIRGEIGVVAKADGSALFEMGNTKVIAAVYGPREVQNRSQQVNNQALVRCEYSMANFSTGDRARRPKGDRRSTEISLVIRQTMEECILTHLMPRSQIDIFVQVLQADGGTRSACINAATLALADAGIPMCDIVTSCSAGYLSSTPLLDLNYIEDSAGGPDVTVGILAKMDKVTLLQMDAKLPMDIFENVMQLAIEGCKAIAQYIRGVLLENTKQLECRRGV